The Leptospira mtsangambouensis sequence GGCGGGGACATGTACTCTAAATACACACCTGGAAAGAATTACTTCTTTCCAAGACCTGTAGTTTTTGCACCAACGAGGATTGACATGTTTCCTGCCGGGTGTTTGTTTTCTCTCATCAATTGGTGGCACTCACCTGTTTGATCGAAAGTAAAAGTTTGTGCCAATACTGGATCCACTTTTTTATCAATCACCAATTGGTTGAGGTCACGACAGTTGTCGTCGTTTGCGAAGTGAGAACCTTGCAGACGTTTTTGTCTCATCCACAAATAACGAAGGTCAGCTGTTGCATTAAAACCAGTCGTTCCAGCACAGATAACAACCATACCACCAGTTTCACAAACAAACACGGAAGTAGGGAGTGTTGTTTCACCTGGATGTTCAAATACGATTTGTGGATTTTTACCTTTACCAGCAATGTCCCAAATCGCTTTTCCAAATTCACGAGCTTGTTTAGTCCACTCAACAAATGCTTCTGGTTTGTTGATATCAGAAGTAAGTCCACCCCAATGTTTAAACTTGTTACGGTTGATCACACCAGCAGCGCCTAAGTTTTTGCAAAAATCAATTTTGTCATCAGAAGAAACAACAGCAATTGGAATTCCGCCAGCTGCTTTTACAATTTGGATCGCCATAGCACCTAGTCCACCGGCTCCACCCCAAATCAAAACCACATCCCCTGGCTTTACATCATTTGGTTTCCAATGGTGTAACATTCTGTATGCGGTTGCAGCAACTAACATATAGGCAGCAGATGCTTCCCAAGTTAGGTGTTGTGGTCGTGGAAGGCATTGGTGGTCTTGTACTTTGCAAAATTGTGCAAACGAACCCCAGTTAGATTCGTATCCCCAAATGATTTGAGAAGGTGCATACATTGGATCTTTTCCAGAAAGAACCCATGGATCTTTTGGATCCCACATTGCACAGTGAACAACAACTTCATCACCCACTTTTACATTTTTAACTTCAGATCCAACTTTGTAGACAATCCCAGAAGCATCTGAACCACCGATGTGGAATTTTTCTGGTTCGCCTTTTTTGTTACGAGCTGCGATCACATCAACAGGATATCCTAATGCTGCCCAAACATTATTATAGTTAACACCGGCAGCCATAGTGGCTACGAGAACTTCGTTCGGACCGATCTCCGGAACATCAATGACTTCTGACTGGAAAGAAGTTTTCGGTTCGCCGTAACGTTCCGGGCGAATGACCTGCGCGTGCATTTTTTTGGGCACAACTCCAATAGGAGGGAGTTCCCCTACTGGTACGATTTCTACGTTGCTCATAGATTACCTTTTACGAATAAAATTTATAGAGTTTCTTAGAACGTTTTAAAAAAGGCATCCGTTGTCAATCGCTTCCCCACTCCATAGAGAAGGCAAAAGTCCATGCAGATTGATAGAGTCGATACTCACGATCCCTTTGCAAAGGGTACCGATAGGCTATACTCATGTTGTATTTCTCAGAAAAATTCCAAGAAAACCCAGCACTTGCCTCTGTAAAATACGCCGGGTTCGCTTTATCTTTCTCTTTGGAATAGTCCACACCATTGTATGGATTACGATACAAGAGTCCGGTAAAAAGGGAAATCTCTGGCATCAAATAATACGTCACATAAGCAGAAATGAGGGTAGTTTTTTTGAATTCATATTCTGGTTCCGGTGGAGAAGCAGAAGGTTTACGAGCATAATAAGGAATCCCATCATTGTCTTGTAAGTTGTTGGGTTGTGGACGAGAAAGAGGATTTAATCCACCGATCTTAGTCACAAAGGACCACTTCTCATACAAATATCCAAGTTTAATAAACCCAGAACCTGTATAATAATTTCCACCAGTGAAACGGTCTGTGTCAGGACCACTCGGAAAACCAACCGAACCTTCAATCACAAAAAAGTACGGTTTATCTAAATCAAAGAATGGTTGGTATTTAAAACCAAGATAGGTTTTACCAATCCTTGCCGCATCTTCCCTTCCTCTTTGTTGGTAGTAGTTCCAAGGAACAGAAGCATTCAGTGCAAACCTTCCATCAAAAAAATTCATCTCTGCGAATGCAGTCGTAGTGAAGAGATGACTATTTTCACGAGTGGACTGGTAATAATCTTGGGTCATTACCAAATAGTTAGTTGGTTTTTCCCTCTTTCCAGTAAAAGGATCCACAAATCTTGCTGTGGCATTTGGACTATCCGACGAACCAGTGTGATGCGAATGAATCGATTGAAAAGAAATTATAAAAAGAAATAAAACTAAAACACTTTGTTTCATCGTTCCACTCCAGGGAAACAACCAGGAAAACTAAAAACAATATCTTCAGCTTGCAGATTCTGCAGAAGAATATTGTATAAAGTCACATTCGAAACTTTTGAAATGATGACAGGCCCAGCCACGAGAGATAGTTGCTCTAAAAAGCGAACGGGAGTTCCTGAAACGGTGCGATCCTGAAAAAGTGAGGAAAGAGAGAATAGAATTTCTATATTTCCGCTTCTCCCCAGTTTGATTGGGATTTTGCATTTAGGAGTGATGGATTTATTTCCTTGTGAAAATAAAATTGTCACATCTTTTGCTCCCACTGTCATCCGAATATAAATCTCTTCCCAACTCACATTGGCCACTGCCACCACTCCTAATGGCATACTCGAAATCCTTGTGTTTGGAAAAAGAAAACTAGCTCCCGTTTCCATTGTGCTATTGTAAGCTGTAATATTAGAAATCGTTCCTGCTGTTAAAAAAGGATAAGACTTTCCATACAAATCATCTGCTGGCAAATCGAGAGGCACCGTATACGGGGTATGTGTTTTTGCTGTTGCGTTAGAACTTTTTTCCGAACCAGAAGTAGAAACACCTAAAACTTGGTTAGGAGGATTGATGCGATAGGTTCCCGTTTCCCAATTGGTATAAGTGCTACTTTGGATCGTGATATTGTAACCTACTGCATTACTTGTTAAACTAAATTGGTTTAGGTTATCATCCGCTTGGTCATCATAACTGCGAAGATTCGTACCCACTGCCACAGTTTGGTTATTATTAAAAAAGATTAGGTTTTGAAGGATTGTTTCTTTTTCTTTGTTACTGTCCCCCACCGAACCAAAAGTGCAGTGGGAGAAAAGAAGAGGTAAAAGAAAGAACAAAATCCACTTACAATGACTTTGTTTCATCAAAAGGGACTCGCAAACTTGGGATTGGTTAAAAACTCATCATCTGTTAGAGCCAAAAGAAAATTCACCATATCATCTCGTTGCGAATTGGTAATGGTAAAGGCCCGAATGAGAGTAACATCTTTTGCTGTATGATTCTGACCACCCGACCGGTAGTGGTCTACCACTTGTGTCAATGCATCTCTTGCACAATCGGCCTTTGTTTTTCCAGCAGCAGCACCTGCGGCTTTATCAGGATTGTTCGCATCCGCACACATAAAAATTCCATCATGCATATAAGGATAAGTAACCCCAATATTTCGTAAGGATGGTGCACGAAATTTTCCCGTATCTGAAGCAACACCTGTTAAATCAAACAATCCTCGTTTATTACTGGGAACGCCCGCATAGTATGCATCATCATGAATTCCATTACTATGGTAAAAGAATTCTTCTGTTGCTCCACCATGAAAGGAAGTATCCGTAAAATTAAATCCACCATGACAATGAAAACATTCCGCCACTTCCCCGTTAAATAAATTGAGTCCTCGAATCTCAGAAGCAGTTAAGGCTGATTTGTTATTTCTAAAAGTATATTGATCATATCTTGAATTTCCTGAAATCATTGATCTTTGGAAACTAGCAAGGGCATATCGTACATTTTGTTCGGTAATCCCAGAACCACCAAACGCTCGCTGAAACATAGGTGGATAAATCGCATTAGATGATAATTCATTTAGAAAATTATTATTCTGCAGGCCAAGTTCTATCGGAGTTTCGCCAAACATGGGAGCACGTGCTTGAATCTCCAAACTCGTCATTTTTGGATTACTCCAAGTAAGTCTTGGCATATAGGCTACATTGGAAAGGTGTTGCGCATTTCTTGGATGAGATTGGCTAGTAATTCCACTTGGAAAATCTTTCCCGTCTGCAAATGCCAATGATTGAAAATGGCAACTGCTACAAGCCATCGTACCATTCCCTGACAATTTCTTTTCATAAAACAAATGCCTACCCAGTTCTACTTTTGCTTTGGACATGGGGTTATCAGACGGAACGATCGGCTGCGGAAAACCTGGTGGCAAATCCCAAACCCAATCAGAAGCTGTTGCCAAAATCCCAAGTGCAGCAAGTAACATATCATTATTAGTTTCTTTTTTCTGAAACGGAAGAATGTTACAATTAAAGAAAAAAACTAAAAGAACAAACAAAGGAAAATGAAAATACTTCATATATATATCCTGTAAAAAGCAAGGTTGGTATTAAAAATACCAACCTTGGATAAAAAATTATTTGAGACTAAACACTCGTTGTGTGATTGAACTATCTACCGCCCCACTCGTAATATTCAATCCAAAGGCTTGGACTAAGGTATCACATGGTGCCCCAGTTCCAGGCATACACATACCCATAGCACCGAAAGTATGTCCGTTTATTAACTTATCAACATCAAACGAAACCTTTTGGTTACTTGGGCTAAACTGACCTGTTAATCGAATTGAAGCTCTAAATTTTTTAGAACAGTTACCATAGTTAGGTGCTCCGTTACAAGTAGTCGATCCAACATGTAAACTTGTCCAATCAGTTCCGCTATTATATGTGAACTCAATTTTCGAATGTTTATATCCGCCTGTCCAAGACCAATACATAGCTCCGTTGTTTAATGGTGCAGTCTGATTTGTTTTATCTAAGTGATTTAATGCCTCAGGAACGCCGACAGTAAACTGGACTCCAGTATAACTTCCAGCAGGAGCACTTCCAGAAACCTTCGTATTGGTTTCAGGAGTCTGAGTTGTTTCTAAATCCACAAGAGCAACTCCATTAGATTGCCAAACATTGTCCGTAGATAAAGACACATCCGCAGTCGTACCATCTGCTTTCACTAGTTTCACTTCTGAAATATACAATCGGAAGTCACGAAACTGCACAGTGCGACTATCTGCAGTGATATTCGAACCGGTAACCAATGGTTGTCCATTGGCAAGGGCTTCAAAATTCAAATTCACCGTTTGTGGCAAAGCTAATGCCAGAAGAGCTAAAGTTTCGTTGTCATCAGATTTGGAATTCGGGTTACAGGAAATAACTCCCACTACCGAAAGGGAAATTAAAAAAGTTCTTAATATGTTCATAAATACCTAATATTCTAAAATACGATTGTTGTTTTGTTATTGATTGGTATGAAAAATAGAGAATGTAAATTCATTCATCAATCAATCTACTAAATGTAAATTTATAGAATCTTAGATACGAGGTGGCCGGAGTAAAGAAGGGATTCTTCCATCCTCAAGAGTGGAAGGAGACTCAGTCATCGTATAAATGATATCAGAAGATGGAACCAATATGATTGTAAGGCTTGGTCGATCCATCGTTTGGTGATGGGTTCGTAAATTAAGGGCATCTTTTTTTTGTTTTTTGCAGGAACAAAGATGCGCCTCTCCCGATTTTGCATCGTGGCAACTCGGTTTGAGAGTTTCTTTGGAACTGTTCCCATGGTCATGCGAGGAAACCAAGGAAGTGGAAGATTCTCTGTCTTCGGAAAAGAGATTATCTTCTGCATTCCCATGTTTTTCCTTTTTGGATCCATGGTTGCACTGGCAGATTTTTGATGCGGACTCTACGCAATACCCCAGTAGCCCACTCCCTAAAAATAGGAATTGGGTACAGAGGAATAGGGCCAAACTACCGGCAATCCACCGTCTAAAGAACATCCACTCCATCTTTGCTCACCCAACCCAAAAATCGAGCCATTTTTGGACAAATTTAGTGTCCCCCCTCCTGGACTTTGAAAACATGGTATTGGAACCAATGCAAACGAGCTAGAGGCCATCAGATGAAACGTACGGAACTAGAACGCAGGGAAAGAGAACTGCGAAAGGCAGAAAAGAAAAAGATCCTACCTGGTCAAAAAGAGGCCATGAGTGTAGGGGATTACATTGACGCCCTTTTTGGAATGTTTCGTTATGATTCGGATGAGATTTTTAATGCATCCGATGACGAAAACATTTTAGAACTTCTGGAAAACATGAAAATGGAACACCCAGAAAAACAATGGGATGTAATCATCCGCAAAGCAGTCAATAAAACCAAAGTAGAACAAAAAGAAAAGGCTTACGACTCCCTTCGCATCCTAGCAGGGATTCCTGCAGTCACTGCTTAAATCCTTTTTTTTCGAAAACAAACAGATTTACATAGGAAGGTCTTCGTCTTATACTTGTGACCTTCCTGTATGAAACAGACATTCACATTCATTCTGTTATGTCTCTTTTATACAAACCTCTTTGCTAACACAAAAACTTGCCCAAATACAACTCCTGTTACACTTTCTTCCATTCACGGTGAGACTTTTGATCTTTCCAATCATCTACTTTATTTTTCCAAAAACCCACCCATCCATTCCCTCACCGAAGTTTCAAACCACTTTCAATCTTTTCCTACAGAAAAATCAGAAGGTATCATTCCAAATTTCGGAAACACTGATAAACAATATTGGTTTTGTTTTGTCCTCCATAATGATGGAACAAATAACAAACGAATCATTACA is a genomic window containing:
- the ccrA gene encoding crotonyl-CoA carboxylase/reductase, with amino-acid sequence MSNVEIVPVGELPPIGVVPKKMHAQVIRPERYGEPKTSFQSEVIDVPEIGPNEVLVATMAAGVNYNNVWAALGYPVDVIAARNKKGEPEKFHIGGSDASGIVYKVGSEVKNVKVGDEVVVHCAMWDPKDPWVLSGKDPMYAPSQIIWGYESNWGSFAQFCKVQDHQCLPRPQHLTWEASAAYMLVAATAYRMLHHWKPNDVKPGDVVLIWGGAGGLGAMAIQIVKAAGGIPIAVVSSDDKIDFCKNLGAAGVINRNKFKHWGGLTSDINKPEAFVEWTKQAREFGKAIWDIAGKGKNPQIVFEHPGETTLPTSVFVCETGGMVVICAGTTGFNATADLRYLWMRQKRLQGSHFANDDNCRDLNQLVIDKKVDPVLAQTFTFDQTGECHQLMRENKHPAGNMSILVGAKTTGLGKK
- a CDS encoding LIC11086 family outer membrane transporter, with product MKQSVLVLFLFIISFQSIHSHHTGSSDSPNATARFVDPFTGKREKPTNYLVMTQDYYQSTRENSHLFTTTAFAEMNFFDGRFALNASVPWNYYQQRGREDAARIGKTYLGFKYQPFFDLDKPYFFVIEGSVGFPSGPDTDRFTGGNYYTGSGFIKLGYLYEKWSFVTKIGGLNPLSRPQPNNLQDNDGIPYYARKPSASPPEPEYEFKKTTLISAYVTYYLMPEISLFTGLLYRNPYNGVDYSKEKDKANPAYFTEASAGFSWNFSEKYNMSIAYRYPLQRDREYRLYQSAWTFAFSMEWGSD
- a CDS encoding MbnH family di-heme enzyme, yielding MKYFHFPLFVLLVFFFNCNILPFQKKETNNDMLLAALGILATASDWVWDLPPGFPQPIVPSDNPMSKAKVELGRHLFYEKKLSGNGTMACSSCHFQSLAFADGKDFPSGITSQSHPRNAQHLSNVAYMPRLTWSNPKMTSLEIQARAPMFGETPIELGLQNNNFLNELSSNAIYPPMFQRAFGGSGITEQNVRYALASFQRSMISGNSRYDQYTFRNNKSALTASEIRGLNLFNGEVAECFHCHGGFNFTDTSFHGGATEEFFYHSNGIHDDAYYAGVPSNKRGLFDLTGVASDTGKFRAPSLRNIGVTYPYMHDGIFMCADANNPDKAAGAAAGKTKADCARDALTQVVDHYRSGGQNHTAKDVTLIRAFTITNSQRDDMVNFLLALTDDEFLTNPKFASPF
- a CDS encoding MbnP family copper-binding protein, with protein sequence MNILRTFLISLSVVGVISCNPNSKSDDNETLALLALALPQTVNLNFEALANGQPLVTGSNITADSRTVQFRDFRLYISEVKLVKADGTTADVSLSTDNVWQSNGVALVDLETTQTPETNTKVSGSAPAGSYTGVQFTVGVPEALNHLDKTNQTAPLNNGAMYWSWTGGYKHSKIEFTYNSGTDWTSLHVGSTTCNGAPNYGNCSKKFRASIRLTGQFSPSNQKVSFDVDKLINGHTFGAMGMCMPGTGAPCDTLVQAFGLNITSGAVDSSITQRVFSLK
- a CDS encoding LIC_11090 family protein, with the translated sequence MFFRRWIAGSLALFLCTQFLFLGSGLLGYCVESASKICQCNHGSKKEKHGNAEDNLFSEDRESSTSLVSSHDHGNSSKETLKPSCHDAKSGEAHLCSCKKQKKDALNLRTHHQTMDRPSLTIILVPSSDIIYTMTESPSTLEDGRIPSLLRPPRI
- a CDS encoding LB_289 family protein, translating into MKRTELERRERELRKAEKKKILPGQKEAMSVGDYIDALFGMFRYDSDEIFNASDDENILELLENMKMEHPEKQWDVIIRKAVNKTKVEQKEKAYDSLRILAGIPAVTA